From the Homo sapiens chromosome 1, GRCh38.p14 Primary Assembly genome, one window contains:
- the USF1 gene encoding upstream stimulatory factor 1 isoform 2 (isoform 2 is encoded by transcript variant 2), with the protein MYRVIQVSEGQLDGQTEGTGAISGYPATQSMTQAVIQGAFTSDDAVDTEGTAAETHYTYFPSTAVGDGAGGTTSGSTAAVVTTQGSEALLGQATPPGTGQFFVMMSPQEVLQGGSQRSIAPRTHPYSPKSEAPRTTRDEKRRAQHNEVERRRRDKINNWIVQLSKIIPDCSMESTKSGQSKGGILSKACDYIQELRQSNHRLSEELQGLDQLQLDNDVLRQQVEDLKNKNLLLRAQLRHHGLEVVIKNDSN; encoded by the exons ATGTACAGGGTGATCCAGGTGTCTGAGGGGCAGCTGGATGGCCAAACTGAGGGAACTGGCGCCATCAGTGGCTACCCTGCCACTCAATCCATGACCCAG GCGGTGATCCAGGGTGCTTTCACCAGTGATGATGCAGTTGACACGGAGGGGACAGCTGCTGAGACGCACTATACTTACTTCCCCAGCACGGCAGTGGGAGATGGGGCAGGGGGTACCACATCGGGGAGTACAGCTGCTGTTGTTACTACCCAGGGCTCAGAGGCACTGCTGGGGCAGGCGACCCCTCCTGGCACTG GtcaattctttgtgatgatgtcACCACAAGAAGTACTGCAGGGAGGAAGCCAGCGCTCAATTGCCCCTAGGACTCACCCTTATTCCCC GAAGTCAGAAGCTCCCCGGACGACTCGGGATGAGAAACGCAGGGCTCAGCATAATGAAG TGGAGCGTCGCCGCCGAGACAAGATCAACAACTGGATCGTGCAGCTCTCCAAGATAATCCCAGACTGCTCTATGGAGAGCACCAAGTCTGGCCAG AGTAAAGGTGGGATTCTATCCAAAGCTTGTGATTATATCCAGGAGCTTCGGCAGAGTAACCACCGCTTGTCTGAAGAACTGCAGGGACTTGACCAACTGCAGCTGGACAATGACGTGCTTCGACAACAG GTGGAAGATCTTAAAAACAAGAATCTGCTGCTTCGAGCTCAGTTGCGGCACCACGGATTAGAGGTCGTCATCAAGAATGACAGCAACTAA
- the USF1 gene encoding upstream stimulatory factor 1 isoform 1 (isoform 1 is encoded by transcript variant 1), producing the protein MKGQQKTAETEEGTVQIQEGAVATGEDPTSVAIASIQSAATFPDPNVKYVFRTENGGQVMYRVIQVSEGQLDGQTEGTGAISGYPATQSMTQAVIQGAFTSDDAVDTEGTAAETHYTYFPSTAVGDGAGGTTSGSTAAVVTTQGSEALLGQATPPGTGQFFVMMSPQEVLQGGSQRSIAPRTHPYSPKSEAPRTTRDEKRRAQHNEVERRRRDKINNWIVQLSKIIPDCSMESTKSGQSKGGILSKACDYIQELRQSNHRLSEELQGLDQLQLDNDVLRQQVEDLKNKNLLLRAQLRHHGLEVVIKNDSN; encoded by the exons ATGAAGGG GCAGCAGAAAACAGCTGAAACGGAAGAGGGGACAGTGCAGATTCAGGAAG GTGCAGTGGCTACTGGGGAAGACCCAACCAGTGTGGCTATTGCCAGCATCCAGTCAGCTGCCACCTTCCCTGACCCCAACGTCAAGTACGTCTTCCGAACTGAGAATGGGGGCCAG GTGATGTACAGGGTGATCCAGGTGTCTGAGGGGCAGCTGGATGGCCAAACTGAGGGAACTGGCGCCATCAGTGGCTACCCTGCCACTCAATCCATGACCCAG GCGGTGATCCAGGGTGCTTTCACCAGTGATGATGCAGTTGACACGGAGGGGACAGCTGCTGAGACGCACTATACTTACTTCCCCAGCACGGCAGTGGGAGATGGGGCAGGGGGTACCACATCGGGGAGTACAGCTGCTGTTGTTACTACCCAGGGCTCAGAGGCACTGCTGGGGCAGGCGACCCCTCCTGGCACTG GtcaattctttgtgatgatgtcACCACAAGAAGTACTGCAGGGAGGAAGCCAGCGCTCAATTGCCCCTAGGACTCACCCTTATTCCCC GAAGTCAGAAGCTCCCCGGACGACTCGGGATGAGAAACGCAGGGCTCAGCATAATGAAG TGGAGCGTCGCCGCCGAGACAAGATCAACAACTGGATCGTGCAGCTCTCCAAGATAATCCCAGACTGCTCTATGGAGAGCACCAAGTCTGGCCAG AGTAAAGGTGGGATTCTATCCAAAGCTTGTGATTATATCCAGGAGCTTCGGCAGAGTAACCACCGCTTGTCTGAAGAACTGCAGGGACTTGACCAACTGCAGCTGGACAATGACGTGCTTCGACAACAG GTGGAAGATCTTAAAAACAAGAATCTGCTGCTTCGAGCTCAGTTGCGGCACCACGGATTAGAGGTCGTCATCAAGAATGACAGCAACTAA
- the TSTD1 gene encoding thiosulfate:glutathione sulfurtransferase isoform 3 (isoform 3 is encoded by transcript variant 3), translating to MAGAPTVSLPELRSLLASGRARLFDVRSREEAAAGTIPGALNIPVSELESALQMEPAAFQALYSAEKPKLEDEHLVFFCQMGKRGLQATQLARSLGYTGYGEVWLLAGR from the exons ATGGCTGGAG CGCCCACGGTCTCGCTTCCTGAACTCCGTTCACTCCTAGCCTCCGGACGGGCCCGGCTCTTCGACGTGCGCTCTCGCGAGGAGGCGGCAGCTGGGACCATCCCAGGGGCGCTCAACATCCCGG TGTCCGAGTTGGAGAGTGCTCTGCAGATGGAGCCAGCTGCCTTCCAGGCTTTATATTCTGCTGAGAAGCCAAAGCTGGAAGATGAGCATCTCGTTTTCTTCTGTCAGATGGGCAAGCGGGGCCTCCAGGCCACGCAGCTGGCCCGGAGTCTTGGATACACTGGGTACGGGGAGGTGTGGCTGCTAGCTGGGAGGTGA
- the TSTD1 gene encoding thiosulfate:glutathione sulfurtransferase isoform 2 (isoform 2 is encoded by transcript variant 2) — protein MAGVSELESALQMEPAAFQALYSAEKPKLEDEHLVFFCQMGKRGLQATQLARSLGYTGARNYAGAYREWLEKES, from the exons ATGGCTGGAG TGTCCGAGTTGGAGAGTGCTCTGCAGATGGAGCCAGCTGCCTTCCAGGCTTTATATTCTGCTGAGAAGCCAAAGCTGGAAGATGAGCATCTCGTTTTCTTCTGTCAGATGGGCAAGCGGGGCCTCCAGGCCACGCAGCTGGCCCGGAGTCTTGGATACACTGG GGCTCGCAACTACGCTGGAGCCTATAGAGAATGGTTGGAGAAAGAGAGTTAG
- the TSTD1 gene encoding thiosulfate:glutathione sulfurtransferase isoform 1 (isoform 1 is encoded by transcript variant 1), whose protein sequence is MAGAPTVSLPELRSLLASGRARLFDVRSREEAAAGTIPGALNIPVSELESALQMEPAAFQALYSAEKPKLEDEHLVFFCQMGKRGLQATQLARSLGYTGARNYAGAYREWLEKES, encoded by the exons ATGGCTGGAG CGCCCACGGTCTCGCTTCCTGAACTCCGTTCACTCCTAGCCTCCGGACGGGCCCGGCTCTTCGACGTGCGCTCTCGCGAGGAGGCGGCAGCTGGGACCATCCCAGGGGCGCTCAACATCCCGG TGTCCGAGTTGGAGAGTGCTCTGCAGATGGAGCCAGCTGCCTTCCAGGCTTTATATTCTGCTGAGAAGCCAAAGCTGGAAGATGAGCATCTCGTTTTCTTCTGTCAGATGGGCAAGCGGGGCCTCCAGGCCACGCAGCTGGCCCGGAGTCTTGGATACACTGG GGCTCGCAACTACGCTGGAGCCTATAGAGAATGGTTGGAGAAAGAGAGTTAG